In the Myxococcota bacterium genome, one interval contains:
- a CDS encoding TonB-dependent receptor gives MTIWLLCASGALAADAPLAVDLPAQSLQTSLLWLAEHYGFPLIAPAEVVAGRTAPAIAGTWTAEEALREVLRGSGLEGHRLNSGAVLIRTVPPKPPPVVVEPAAPDPEPDPFDGGEIIVAGTKDRSTLHEEAVSVEVFSEQRIDGESIFELDELLLRTPNVTLSGPTSNVTIRGISRNGTTGTDNTVAGVTSNVYSDGAPVSTIALTGGFESLWDVGQVEVLRGAQSVTQGRNALAGSIYLSTRDPTYHWEGRARARAGNFDTRQYAIAVSGPLIDDQLAFRVSSDLQESDGVVRRAEDGSEFDPTESLLVRGKLLAEPEAIEGLRVELLVEHAESEVGGTSSFVNAPFGADDPAFASFDFTDRKTFNDPQRNDTEVIRVVGDVTHEFDEKLKLRLIGTYEDAERRQRVGSLRDPGSFDRNLESIENTATYSGEARLELELDWLRLVGGGYYFEDRRELGGTQVLLLAPLSMGIPIDPIDSRLSADQDVDSKTRNWALFGSARADFHERFSVEIALRYDNETTRTKSAPVTNLFVDPPSCVALTGITPPPTCIALVRAFSSERVDPNQSGGFGVWLPQAELTYRFTSNHSVFVTAQRGYRAGGTFLQRSGERFVVGEFDPEFLDQVEVGFRTRWRDRTLTFNANAFYSKYEDQQLTVPGPSMTLFDSQVVNAGESTIAGVEATAEWKPISGLQLYASFGYLFTEFDDFPFALPGMPFENLEGNELPRAPEYSVSVGGRYQHDTGLFVDGGVTVVDGYETDIANLGQTELGPGLAEKVGSRTIVNLRGGYAHEHFMLYGFVTNALDEDEPVGVNLGSVNRNTGTVSLFGNPSQSLTPPRMVGAALEVYF, from the coding sequence GTGACCATCTGGCTCCTGTGCGCAAGCGGCGCACTCGCCGCAGACGCACCCCTTGCCGTCGATCTGCCGGCGCAGTCGCTGCAGACCTCCCTGCTCTGGTTGGCGGAGCACTACGGCTTCCCCTTGATCGCACCGGCGGAAGTGGTCGCCGGCCGCACGGCGCCTGCGATCGCCGGAACCTGGACGGCGGAAGAGGCGCTGCGCGAGGTGCTGCGCGGCAGTGGCCTCGAGGGCCATCGGCTGAACTCCGGGGCCGTGCTGATCCGCACCGTGCCTCCGAAACCTCCTCCGGTGGTGGTGGAGCCGGCGGCGCCCGATCCCGAGCCCGACCCGTTCGATGGCGGTGAGATCATCGTGGCCGGGACCAAGGACCGCTCCACCCTCCACGAGGAAGCGGTGTCCGTGGAAGTCTTCTCGGAGCAGCGCATCGATGGCGAGTCCATCTTCGAGCTCGACGAGCTGCTCTTGCGCACACCGAACGTGACGCTCTCCGGGCCGACCAGCAATGTCACGATCCGCGGCATCAGCCGGAACGGGACGACGGGAACCGACAACACGGTCGCGGGAGTCACCTCGAACGTCTATTCGGATGGCGCGCCGGTGTCGACCATCGCCCTCACGGGCGGCTTCGAGTCGCTCTGGGACGTCGGCCAGGTTGAGGTCCTGCGCGGCGCTCAATCGGTCACCCAGGGGCGGAACGCACTCGCCGGCTCGATCTACCTCTCGACGCGGGACCCGACGTATCACTGGGAGGGACGGGCCCGCGCCCGGGCGGGCAACTTCGACACGCGACAGTACGCCATCGCAGTGTCCGGCCCCCTCATCGACGACCAACTCGCGTTCCGCGTGAGCTCGGACCTCCAGGAGAGCGACGGCGTCGTGAGACGCGCGGAAGACGGTTCGGAATTCGACCCGACCGAGAGTCTGCTCGTCCGCGGCAAGCTCCTCGCCGAGCCCGAGGCGATCGAGGGCCTGCGCGTCGAGCTGCTCGTCGAGCACGCCGAGAGCGAGGTGGGCGGAACGTCGTCGTTCGTCAACGCTCCGTTTGGAGCAGACGACCCGGCCTTCGCCAGCTTCGACTTCACCGACCGCAAGACCTTCAACGACCCGCAGCGCAACGACACCGAAGTCATCCGCGTGGTCGGCGACGTCACCCACGAGTTCGACGAGAAGCTGAAGCTGCGTCTCATCGGCACCTACGAGGACGCCGAACGACGCCAGAGGGTCGGCAGCCTGCGCGACCCGGGGAGCTTCGATCGAAACCTCGAGTCGATCGAGAACACCGCCACGTATTCGGGCGAAGCGCGGCTCGAGCTCGAACTCGACTGGCTCCGGCTCGTGGGTGGCGGCTACTACTTCGAGGATCGCCGCGAGCTCGGGGGCACCCAGGTGCTGCTGCTCGCCCCGCTCTCCATGGGAATCCCGATCGATCCGATCGATTCCCGCCTCAGCGCGGATCAAGACGTCGACTCGAAGACGCGCAACTGGGCGCTGTTCGGAAGCGCACGCGCCGACTTCCACGAGCGTTTCAGCGTCGAGATCGCCCTCCGCTACGACAACGAGACGACCCGCACGAAGAGCGCTCCCGTGACGAACCTCTTCGTCGATCCGCCCAGCTGCGTCGCGCTGACCGGCATCACCCCGCCGCCCACCTGCATCGCCCTGGTGCGCGCGTTCTCGTCGGAGCGAGTGGACCCGAACCAATCCGGTGGGTTCGGGGTCTGGCTCCCGCAGGCCGAACTCACTTATCGCTTCACCAGCAACCACTCCGTCTTCGTCACCGCCCAGCGCGGCTATCGCGCCGGCGGAACGTTCCTGCAACGTTCGGGCGAGCGCTTCGTCGTGGGCGAATTCGACCCCGAGTTCCTCGACCAGGTCGAGGTCGGGTTCCGAACCCGCTGGCGCGATCGGACGCTCACTTTCAACGCGAACGCCTTCTACTCGAAGTACGAGGACCAGCAGCTCACGGTCCCAGGACCCAGCATGACGCTCTTCGACAGCCAGGTCGTCAACGCAGGCGAATCGACGATCGCCGGCGTCGAAGCGACGGCCGAATGGAAACCCATCTCGGGTCTGCAGCTCTATGCGAGCTTCGGGTATCTGTTCACCGAGTTCGACGACTTTCCCTTCGCGCTGCCCGGCATGCCCTTCGAGAACCTGGAAGGGAACGAGCTCCCGCGCGCCCCCGAGTACTCGGTCTCGGTCGGCGGCCGCTATCAACACGACACGGGACTCTTCGTCGACGGCGGCGTCACCGTGGTCGACGGCTACGAGACCGACATCGCCAACCTGGGCCAGACCGAGCTGGGCCCCGGCCTCGCAGAGAAGGTGGGCAGTCGCACCATCGTGAACCTGCGGGGCGGCTACGCCCACGAGCATTTCATGCTCTACGGGTTCGTCACCAACGCGCTCGACGAGGACGAGCCCGTGGGCGTCAACCTGGGGAGCGTGAACCGAAACACGGGAACCGTGAGTCTGTTCGGCAACCCCTCCCAATCGCTGACGCCGCCGCGCATGGTCGGGGCGGCACTCGAGGTCTACTTCTAG
- a CDS encoding sigma-70 family RNA polymerase sigma factor — protein MARWNDYRSAAGVKQVGDSVWSASAVGQLYVEHFERLVASLYAAFGAGPPEPEDVAQRAFAKLIGHRPTREVDNPAAFLWRTASNIAISDKRAQQVRHRYARDSRSMQNEGVVLTPERVLESKERLDVVLATLRKMPEQRRRVFLLNRVEGLSYSEVSKRIGIGRTAVTKHVARATADIDAALSKR, from the coding sequence ATGGCGCGGTGGAACGACTACAGGAGCGCGGCGGGCGTGAAGCAGGTGGGTGATTCGGTCTGGTCGGCTTCGGCGGTGGGCCAGCTCTACGTCGAGCACTTCGAGCGCCTGGTCGCGTCCCTCTACGCCGCGTTCGGCGCCGGTCCTCCCGAGCCCGAGGACGTCGCCCAGCGGGCGTTCGCGAAGCTGATCGGGCATCGGCCGACGCGCGAGGTGGACAATCCTGCCGCTTTTCTGTGGCGCACTGCCTCGAACATCGCGATTTCCGACAAGCGGGCCCAGCAGGTGCGTCACCGCTACGCCCGAGATTCTCGCTCGATGCAAAACGAGGGTGTCGTCCTCACCCCCGAGCGCGTCTTAGAATCGAAGGAACGGTTGGACGTCGTGCTTGCGACCCTTCGCAAGATGCCGGAGCAGCGACGCCGGGTCTTCCTCCTCAATCGCGTGGAGGGGCTCAGCTACTCCGAGGTCTCGAAGCGGATCGGCATCGGGCGCACGGCGGTGACCAAGCACGTCGCGCGTGCGACGGCGGACATCGACGCAGCTCTCTCGAAGCGCTAA
- a CDS encoding FecR domain-containing protein, with product MERLPDHIRDAAYGWRALLADGPLPAEAQAKFDAWLASDPRHAAALARAEALWRELGSLDRADLDAAWIDEPAPQVRVAPARPRRRSATRFGLVPSLALVGTLFAAVFWWASPAERGLGWPWSGSPRTLSTAHAEVTTTALSDGTRVTLGGASELEIAFDRQHRRLRLLSGEAYFEVAHDADRPFEVTAGATQARALGTAFEMRRRGERTVVAVAEGIVGVGDGQSSLDRGVRLNPGQRVIVSDRRGAGDLAHVRVESVGAWRRGRLVFTNATLADVVADASRYHDRPVVLADPDLGALQVTASFRAEDIDALLAGLTEMFPVRIDRSGDATRILARD from the coding sequence ATGGAGCGATTGCCGGATCACATCCGGGACGCCGCCTATGGGTGGCGTGCGCTTCTGGCGGACGGGCCCTTGCCCGCCGAAGCGCAGGCGAAGTTCGACGCCTGGCTGGCTTCGGACCCGCGCCACGCGGCGGCGCTCGCACGCGCCGAGGCGCTCTGGCGCGAGCTCGGAAGCCTCGACCGGGCAGACCTCGATGCGGCCTGGATCGACGAGCCCGCTCCGCAGGTGCGGGTGGCACCGGCACGGCCTCGTCGGCGCTCCGCGACCCGCTTCGGGCTGGTGCCGTCCCTGGCGCTGGTCGGCACGCTGTTCGCGGCCGTGTTCTGGTGGGCATCCCCCGCCGAACGCGGGTTGGGCTGGCCCTGGTCCGGTTCCCCCCGAACGCTCTCGACCGCGCATGCGGAGGTGACGACCACCGCGTTGTCGGACGGCACGCGCGTGACACTCGGCGGTGCTTCTGAGCTCGAGATCGCATTCGACCGGCAACACCGCAGGCTGCGACTCCTCTCGGGCGAGGCCTACTTCGAGGTCGCGCACGATGCCGATCGACCCTTCGAGGTCACCGCGGGGGCGACCCAGGCGCGCGCGCTCGGAACCGCATTCGAGATGCGGCGGCGAGGCGAACGGACGGTCGTGGCGGTCGCCGAGGGGATCGTCGGTGTCGGCGACGGCCAGTCCTCGCTGGATCGCGGAGTTCGGTTGAATCCCGGCCAGCGCGTCATCGTGTCCGATCGGCGCGGCGCGGGCGATCTCGCGCACGTGCGGGTCGAGTCGGTCGGAGCCTGGCGGCGCGGTCGGCTGGTCTTCACGAATGCCACGCTTGCCGATGTCGTGGCCGACGCGAGTCGCTACCACGACCGCCCCGTCGTGCTCGCCGATCCCGACCTCGGCGCCCTGCAGGTGACCGCCTCGTTCCGCGCGGAGGACATCGACGCGCTGCTCGCCGGGCTCACCGAGATGTTCCCGGTGCGCATCGACCGCTCGGGCGACGCCACCCGCATCCTCGCCCGCGATTGA
- a CDS encoding patatin-like phospholipase family protein gives MASAPAEAPAPGRSPRRALVFSGGGARGAYEAGVVRYLVEELPKRIGKPVTFDILCGTSVGAIHACYMAATSQQGPVRGAQLVDFWRRMKIEEVLPFSRRDLLGLPRRMLGLRRMADAMRGGSPPERIYGLLNTQPLERMVVRAVPWRRIRSNVNQGHVSAVCVAATEIATGRVVAFLETRDRDLPGWTRDPSVVPKVTHLRPTHALASAAIPLLFPAVRISQTYFADGGLRLNTPLSPALRLGADKVLVVALRPHAQHAHAQTLARHRVEDYANPAFLFGKILNSMLLDHLDTDLARMRVMNDMIRDGEKAFGEEYTHRLNEVSTSERGQRFRLIDDLVIRPTADLGALAADVLQDIPEAKLRSPFFRLAMRNLGDDPRSAESDLFSYLLFDGDFLAPLTELGFRDAAAREDELARFFED, from the coding sequence TTGGCTAGCGCTCCCGCGGAAGCCCCGGCTCCCGGTCGCTCGCCCCGGCGGGCCCTGGTCTTCTCTGGCGGCGGCGCCCGCGGCGCCTACGAAGCCGGAGTCGTCCGCTACCTGGTGGAAGAGCTGCCGAAGCGCATCGGCAAGCCGGTCACCTTCGACATCCTGTGCGGCACCTCGGTCGGGGCCATCCACGCGTGCTACATGGCCGCGACCTCCCAGCAGGGCCCCGTCCGCGGCGCCCAGCTCGTCGACTTCTGGCGGCGGATGAAGATCGAGGAGGTCCTGCCCTTCAGCCGGCGCGACCTGCTGGGCCTCCCCCGGCGAATGCTGGGGCTGCGACGCATGGCCGACGCCATGCGGGGCGGAAGCCCGCCGGAGCGCATCTACGGCCTCCTGAACACCCAGCCCCTGGAGCGCATGGTGGTGCGCGCGGTGCCGTGGCGACGGATCCGGAGCAACGTCAACCAGGGCCACGTGAGTGCCGTGTGCGTCGCCGCCACCGAGATCGCCACGGGCCGCGTCGTCGCCTTCCTCGAGACCCGCGACCGCGACCTGCCGGGCTGGACGCGCGATCCCTCGGTGGTACCGAAGGTGACCCACCTGCGTCCCACCCATGCACTGGCCAGCGCCGCGATCCCGCTGCTCTTCCCGGCCGTGCGCATCTCCCAGACCTACTTCGCCGACGGGGGCCTGCGCCTCAACACGCCGCTCTCGCCGGCGCTTCGACTCGGCGCCGACAAGGTGCTGGTGGTGGCGCTGCGGCCCCACGCCCAGCACGCCCATGCGCAAACCCTCGCGCGGCACCGGGTCGAGGACTACGCGAACCCCGCCTTCCTGTTCGGGAAGATCCTGAACTCGATGCTGCTCGATCACCTGGACACGGACCTCGCGCGCATGCGCGTGATGAACGACATGATTCGCGACGGCGAGAAGGCCTTCGGTGAGGAGTACACCCACCGGCTGAACGAGGTGTCGACGAGCGAGCGCGGCCAGCGCTTCCGCCTGATCGACGACCTGGTGATCCGGCCCACCGCCGACCTCGGTGCCCTGGCCGCCGACGTGCTGCAGGACATCCCGGAAGCGAAGCTGCGCTCGCCCTTCTTCCGGCTGGCGATGCGCAACCTGGGCGACGACCCGCGCAGCGCCGAGAGCGACCTGTTTTCCTACCTCCTCTTCGACGGCGACTTCCTCGCCCCTCTGACCGAGCTCGGCTTCCGCGACGCCGCCGCCCGCGAAGACGAACTCGCGCGCTTCTTCGAGGACTGA
- the efp gene encoding elongation factor P, with protein sequence MAVDTSQFRNGLKVEIDGEPFVMTYFQHVKPGKGGAFVRTKIKNLRTGRVLEKTFRSGEKLDEADVEDKKMQYLYQDGESLIFMDQETYDQIPFTLEQIGDARKYLKENLDVDVVFWRNKPINIELPAFIQAVITQCDPGLKGDTASGATKPATLETGAVVQVPLFIKEGETIRVDTRSGEYVERVG encoded by the coding sequence ATGGCGGTCGATACCTCTCAGTTCCGCAACGGCCTCAAAGTCGAGATCGACGGTGAGCCGTTCGTGATGACCTACTTCCAGCACGTGAAGCCTGGCAAGGGCGGCGCCTTCGTGCGGACGAAGATCAAGAACCTGCGGACGGGTCGGGTCCTCGAGAAGACCTTCCGCTCGGGCGAGAAGCTCGACGAGGCCGACGTCGAGGACAAGAAGATGCAGTACCTCTACCAGGACGGGGAGTCGCTGATCTTCATGGACCAGGAAACCTACGACCAGATTCCTTTTACGCTCGAGCAGATCGGCGACGCCCGGAAGTATCTCAAAGAGAACCTCGACGTCGACGTCGTGTTCTGGCGGAACAAACCGATCAACATCGAGCTGCCCGCCTTCATCCAGGCGGTGATCACCCAGTGTGACCCCGGCCTCAAGGGCGACACGGCCTCGGGTGCCACGAAACCCGCCACCCTCGAGACCGGAGCGGTCGTGCAGGTGCCCCTCTTCATCAAGGAAGGGGAAACCATCCGCGTCGACACCCGCTCCGGCGAGTACGTCGAGCGGGTTGGCTAG
- a CDS encoding lysophospholipid acyltransferase family protein has protein sequence MSESSESQAGAWLPESSAEEAPALLPERDPFLESGAPDPVEARLDWLEHERGRSRRPARTRTRATTPRPRPRRAPAAEGVPTLAEIELPEDLQLLDRVLPERARRALAALGHLVEGEGRYDRFGFSPEAARRTLPWFYALYRAYFRVTSSGHEHLPERGACVLASNHAGLLPFDAAMTVVDCLLHTDPPRLPRAIVDRWAGELPGVNVFYARVGQVIGTRENFSDLLGHDQLVLVYPEGVAGIRKTITQRYRLQPFRVGFVERALRAGAPIVPMAVIGSDDQTPVLYDWEGLAKRLGIPVAPITPTFPWLGPLGLLPYPVRYRIVYGEPLDFHERFGPEGADDARLVKHLSKQVRTRIQRLIDRNRP, from the coding sequence ATGTCTGAGTCGAGCGAATCCCAAGCGGGCGCCTGGCTCCCGGAGTCCAGCGCGGAAGAGGCACCGGCGCTGCTGCCCGAGCGCGATCCCTTCCTCGAGTCGGGCGCACCTGACCCGGTCGAGGCGCGCCTCGACTGGCTCGAGCACGAACGCGGTCGCTCCCGGCGCCCCGCCCGGACCCGCACCCGCGCCACCACGCCTCGCCCGCGACCGCGCCGCGCGCCCGCCGCCGAGGGCGTCCCCACGCTCGCCGAGATCGAGCTGCCCGAGGACCTCCAGCTCCTGGACCGGGTGCTCCCCGAGCGGGCCCGACGCGCACTCGCCGCACTCGGTCACCTCGTCGAGGGCGAGGGACGCTACGACCGCTTCGGGTTCTCGCCGGAGGCCGCGCGTCGCACGCTGCCCTGGTTCTACGCCCTCTACCGTGCCTACTTCCGGGTCACCAGCTCCGGACACGAGCACCTGCCCGAACGGGGAGCGTGCGTGCTGGCCTCGAACCACGCGGGGCTCTTGCCCTTCGACGCGGCGATGACGGTGGTGGACTGTCTGCTCCACACGGATCCGCCGCGCCTGCCTCGCGCGATCGTCGACCGCTGGGCCGGCGAGCTGCCCGGCGTGAACGTGTTCTACGCGCGGGTGGGCCAGGTGATCGGGACGCGTGAGAACTTCTCGGACCTCCTGGGTCACGACCAGCTGGTGCTCGTCTACCCGGAAGGAGTCGCCGGCATCCGCAAGACGATCACCCAGCGCTACCGGCTGCAGCCCTTCCGCGTCGGCTTCGTCGAGCGCGCGCTCCGCGCCGGGGCGCCGATCGTGCCGATGGCGGTGATCGGCTCCGACGACCAGACACCCGTCCTCTATGACTGGGAGGGCCTCGCGAAGCGTCTGGGGATTCCTGTCGCGCCGATCACTCCGACCTTCCCCTGGCTCGGGCCGCTCGGGCTCCTGCCCTATCCGGTGCGCTACCGCATCGTCTACGGCGAACCGCTCGACTTCCACGAACGCTTCGGTCCGGAAGGCGCCGACGATGCGCGCCTCGTGAAGCATCTCTCGAAGCAGGTGCGCACGCGCATCCAGCGGCTGATCGATCGGAACCGCCCGTGA
- a CDS encoding ParA family protein has translation MHAPRRIAFINEKGGSAKTTLVANLGAYLALHRGHRVLGIDMDPQGQLAKVFGVDHRAPARSAIDLLLDEMLGDSLDARATDSAVLPVVHTRIPGLDLVVANKSLGLFPGFQDASDPDPTGRLAATLDAAQELDRYDFVFFDAPPSFGPLTLNVLRAAQEVVVPVPLTYLALDGCAELMRTLATVRDRYDHPDLTVTMVVPTFARRTKLAQEIHDQLKARFPKEVAHSVLGYHVRIDEAQARGMSVFEFAPRDRGAKTLAQLAEELELRAPVDEHV, from the coding sequence ATGCACGCGCCGCGTCGCATCGCATTCATCAATGAAAAGGGTGGGAGCGCCAAGACCACCCTGGTCGCGAACCTGGGCGCCTACCTCGCGCTCCATCGTGGCCACCGGGTGCTGGGGATCGACATGGACCCCCAGGGCCAGCTCGCGAAGGTCTTCGGCGTCGACCATCGCGCGCCGGCGCGATCGGCGATCGACCTGCTGCTGGACGAGATGCTCGGCGACAGCCTCGACGCCCGCGCGACGGACAGCGCCGTGCTGCCGGTGGTCCACACGCGCATCCCGGGGCTCGACCTGGTCGTTGCGAACAAGTCGCTCGGCCTGTTCCCCGGCTTCCAGGACGCGAGCGACCCCGACCCGACCGGCCGCCTCGCCGCGACCCTCGACGCCGCCCAGGAGCTCGACCGTTACGACTTCGTGTTCTTCGACGCGCCGCCGTCCTTCGGGCCGCTGACGCTGAACGTGTTGCGGGCGGCACAGGAGGTCGTGGTCCCCGTGCCGCTCACCTACCTGGCCCTCGACGGCTGCGCCGAGCTGATGCGCACGCTGGCCACCGTGCGCGATCGCTACGACCACCCGGACCTCACCGTGACGATGGTGGTGCCGACCTTCGCCCGCCGCACGAAGCTGGCCCAGGAGATCCACGACCAGCTGAAGGCCCGCTTCCCGAAGGAAGTCGCCCACAGCGTGCTCGGCTACCACGTGCGCATCGACGAGGCCCAGGCCCGGGGCATGAGCGTGTTCGAATTTGCCCCGCGCGACCGCGGCGCGAAGACCCTGGCGCAACTCGCCGAAGAACTCGAGCTGCGCGCTCCGGTGGACGAGCATGTCTGA
- a CDS encoding electron transfer flavoprotein subunit alpha/FixB family protein — protein sequence MGSILIVTEIQNGQIREASYELAAFAQKVAGASGRDVQSLVVGDGVSGEAEAFAKKGGGTVHTVDNALLANYNAEAAAGAIKAAIAATGADLVLISNTPSGWDVAPRVAAALDAGFVSDCFDVDVADGNLVFKRRVFNGKLDATMTTSSEKVVATVQPGATAPYDGSTDGSVQALDATIEANHSKFVEIKVSEAKGVDLSKAEVIVSGGRGVGDPEKFGEVIQPLADALGGAMGASRPVVDAGWLPHEYQVGSSGQVVTPKLYIAAGISGAIQHLVGMKGSNYIIAINKDPDAPIFEVANLGVVADLFEIVPALTDAVKAAKG from the coding sequence GTGGGTAGCATTCTCATCGTTACGGAAATCCAGAACGGTCAGATCCGCGAGGCGAGCTATGAGCTCGCCGCCTTCGCCCAGAAGGTCGCGGGTGCCAGTGGCCGCGACGTCCAGAGCCTGGTCGTGGGCGACGGCGTGAGCGGCGAGGCCGAAGCCTTCGCGAAGAAGGGCGGCGGCACGGTCCACACCGTCGACAACGCCCTGCTCGCGAACTACAACGCCGAAGCTGCGGCGGGGGCGATCAAGGCCGCCATCGCGGCGACGGGCGCGGACCTGGTGCTGATCTCGAACACGCCCAGTGGCTGGGACGTCGCCCCGCGCGTCGCCGCGGCCCTCGACGCCGGCTTCGTCAGCGACTGCTTCGACGTCGACGTCGCCGACGGCAACCTCGTGTTCAAGCGCCGCGTCTTCAACGGCAAGCTCGACGCCACCATGACGACGAGCTCCGAGAAGGTCGTGGCCACCGTGCAGCCTGGCGCCACCGCGCCCTACGACGGCAGCACCGACGGGTCGGTCCAGGCCCTCGACGCCACGATCGAGGCGAACCACAGCAAGTTCGTCGAGATCAAGGTGTCCGAGGCGAAGGGCGTCGACCTCTCGAAGGCCGAGGTGATCGTCTCGGGTGGCCGCGGCGTCGGCGACCCGGAGAAGTTCGGGGAAGTCATCCAGCCGCTCGCCGATGCGCTCGGCGGTGCGATGGGTGCGAGCCGCCCGGTGGTCGACGCGGGCTGGCTCCCGCACGAGTACCAGGTGGGTTCCTCGGGCCAGGTCGTGACGCCGAAGCTCTACATCGCCGCCGGTATCTCCGGTGCCATCCAGCACCTCGTCGGAATGAAGGGCTCGAACTACATCATCGCGATCAACAAGGATCCCGATGCGCCGATCTTCGAGGTCGCGAACCTCGGCGTGGTGGCCGACCTCTTCGAGATCGTGCCCGCCCTGACCGACGCGGTGAAGGCCGCCAAGGGCTAG
- a CDS encoding electron transfer flavoprotein subunit beta/FixA family protein translates to MKIMVCLKQVPHQDARLDINGGGTWIVEDNIKFEINSYDTYALEEALRIKDDGEADVVVVSIGPDRVTQALRTALGMGADRAIHVNDPDTEGSDALGIAKVLAAIAKEENPDLIFMGLMSDDGNFASVPPMLAELVGVPHTTAAVAISRANGTLTIDREIEGGASEVQELQTPCLVAVQTGLNQVRYASLKGIMAAKKKPLDTKTAADLGLGGQVGESAAKVKIESIAPPQKGDTAEILSGSTDEVVGGLVGKIKELGVL, encoded by the coding sequence ATGAAGATCATGGTGTGCCTGAAGCAGGTGCCCCATCAGGATGCCCGTTTGGACATCAATGGCGGCGGCACCTGGATCGTGGAAGACAACATCAAGTTCGAGATCAACAGCTACGACACCTACGCCCTCGAAGAGGCGCTCCGCATCAAGGACGATGGAGAAGCGGATGTCGTGGTGGTCTCGATCGGACCCGACCGGGTCACCCAGGCGCTGCGCACCGCGCTGGGCATGGGCGCCGACCGCGCCATCCACGTGAACGATCCCGACACCGAGGGCTCCGACGCCCTGGGCATCGCGAAGGTCCTCGCCGCGATCGCCAAGGAAGAGAACCCGGACCTGATCTTCATGGGTCTGATGTCGGACGACGGCAACTTCGCGTCGGTACCGCCGATGCTCGCCGAGCTCGTCGGTGTGCCGCACACGACGGCCGCCGTCGCCATCTCCCGCGCCAACGGCACGCTCACCATCGATCGCGAGATCGAGGGCGGCGCCTCCGAGGTGCAGGAGCTCCAGACGCCCTGCCTCGTGGCCGTGCAGACCGGTCTCAACCAGGTCCGCTACGCGTCGCTCAAGGGCATCATGGCCGCCAAGAAGAAGCCCCTCGATACCAAGACCGCGGCCGACCTCGGCCTCGGCGGTCAGGTGGGCGAGAGCGCGGCGAAGGTGAAGATCGAATCGATCGCTCCGCCCCAGAAGGGTGATACCGCGGAGATCCTGTCCGGCTCGACGGACGAGGTCGTCGGTGGACTCGTGGGCAAGATCAAGGAGCTGGGGGTTCTCTAG
- a CDS encoding MBL fold metallo-hydrolase, whose translation MSGESDLYFEQIPVGRMANLAYLIGSRTTREAVIVDPAWSVDALLDQAEADGMNVTGALVTHYHQDHVGGSIFGMDIEGVDRLLERHPVPLYVNEHEADGTKQVTGASESDLSRVAAGDTIELGPVRVRMLHTPGHTPGSQCFLVEEDGQPSRLVSGDTLFLGACGRVDLPGSDPEAMYRSLNETLGRLPDETLVYPGHLYSTEAYDTLGNEKRSNPFLRVTSLEQFLQFMGVA comes from the coding sequence GTGAGCGGGGAGTCGGACCTCTACTTCGAACAGATCCCCGTCGGGCGGATGGCCAATCTCGCCTACCTGATCGGAAGTCGCACCACCCGCGAAGCCGTGATCGTCGACCCGGCGTGGAGCGTGGACGCCCTGCTCGACCAGGCCGAAGCCGACGGCATGAACGTTACCGGCGCCCTGGTCACCCACTACCACCAGGATCACGTGGGCGGCTCGATCTTCGGGATGGACATCGAAGGCGTCGACCGCCTGCTCGAGCGCCATCCGGTTCCGCTCTACGTGAACGAGCACGAGGCCGACGGCACCAAGCAGGTGACCGGGGCGTCCGAGTCGGACCTCTCCCGGGTGGCCGCCGGCGACACGATCGAGTTGGGCCCGGTCCGCGTCCGCATGCTCCACACCCCGGGGCACACCCCGGGATCCCAGTGCTTCCTCGTGGAGGAGGACGGGCAGCCCAGCCGACTGGTGTCCGGGGACACCCTGTTCCTGGGCGCCTGTGGCCGGGTGGACCTGCCGGGCAGCGACCCGGAGGCCATGTACCGGAGCCTGAACGAGACCCTGGGCCGCCTGCCGGACGAGACCCTGGTCTACCCGGGCCACCTCTACTCGACCGAGGCCTACGACACCCTGGGCAACGAGAAGCGCAGCAATCCGTTCCTGCGTGTGACCAGCCTGGAGCAGTTCCTCCAGTTCATGGGCGTGGCCTGA